Genomic window (Zingiber officinale cultivar Zhangliang chromosome 2B, Zo_v1.1, whole genome shotgun sequence):
gtGCAAAAAATATCCAAACAAAATCCATCTGACAGTAATCCCAAATTGAATGAGTTAGCTCCATAcgaaaaatgtcagctaaattcaATGTGTTTTATGGCCAATTTGAATTATTATCAGTAAAAAAACATTATTATACTCAGAATATTCATTTTGTTAGCATAAAATTACAGTTAAGCCTTCCTGCTCTTGTCACTATCATTCAATTGACAGTTTTAACCTAATTTAGTAAAGATCCGATACCAATCACACCAATAAGCATCAGAATGTAATTCATTAAAACAACAAGGATTGAAATCTCCAGAACACTCACAGTTGATCATAAAACAAGTCCATAAGCATTGTTTTTCCCGTGCCTACCCCTCCATACATGTATAGACCTCTGACCGGCGAATAAGAAGAATTTGGAATGAAACGGGACCACAACCACCTACTCCTGCAAGAAACCCAGAACCATTAACTAATTCATAGGAGACGAGATTGGAGAAACTAACTAAAACTTCAAGAGAAACAGATTCAAAAATATGATTCAAGCACAACGTTAACAAGCTCAAGTATTACCTAGTCGATTTCCTAGATGCAGTATATCTATCCAACTGACAACTTTCTTCGTGATCAACAAGCTCACCATAGAGTCTTTGCAGTGCTAGAACTGTGTCCACCTAAGAATACACATCAAATCAGAAATTAAATTCCAAAGAAGTAAAACAGATAGAAATCAGATACTGTATGTCGGAAATTAGCAGATATACCTGAAAACTGTCTCCATCAACAAGTTCCCCTGAGGCAATTCGTCTTTCATACTCCAGCAAAGGGCCAGCTCCTCCAGTATCTGGAATCACTGTGATTAACACAATTAATACATGTCAAAACAGAGAATATATGTCTCTTGCACTTAAAGGGATAGTCTCTTGGTTGCTCATAGCTGCATAGATGGTAGATCACACATGTAAAAGATCTGAGAGATACGATTAAACTACAAAGTATTAGCAAATTGGAGAAAATATTGTTATTTGATCTCTCTACTAGAAGTCAAGGACAAAGATCAATTAGGAGAGAAAAAGAGGAAGGAATGATAAGGCAAAAAAGAGAACCTCCAGAGTCGTATGCTGTGGTTGACATAAGCTTGGAAAGCATCATACTGTGGTCCAAACTATTCATTTCTCTGCTGCAAGAAACCCTCCTCAACTCAGCAACAGGATTACAAATAACCAACAATTTCCCATTTTTTCCAATTCCTGCGTGCAAAATCTCTCTCCGAAGAAGTCGGGATAAACCATGAACTTGCCCAAGAGCTCGACCAAACGATCTCATCATCGATGTATGACAGCTATGGAAACTATAGGTAGTTAAAAAGAAGTGCTAGAGTTAAGCGGATGAGGCTTTGACGGCGTGAAATCTTCCTTCCTGTGGCAGAAGCATGAATGATGATGCCCTTACGGAATCATGCGATTTGCAACAACAAATTTAGACACACTAGAACGAGAAGATCCCTCCTTTTGCTGTAAAGAGGAGGATACAATGAAACTTGGATGAAAAAGCAAAATGGAACATCGAACTTTATGAAAAGCCATGAAGATAACACCCAAagaggtaataataataataaaacaatgacAATGAGATTGCAGAAATGGGTTCAACTATTAGCACAATCATCAGAATCATATCAAAATGAAACCAAAATTCATGCCTATTTTAGATCCACATAATTTCTGACCTTTTCACCCCGAGTACCAATGATCACAATCTCAATAAACTTTAACATGGTCCGATCAAAAATATCTTAGAACCCAAAAATTTCCAAAATAAATTCACAAAAGAGGGAAAGGAAGGTCATTCTACCGCACAAATAAACATCAAAGAAAGAAAATTCATTTTAGGAAAAAAAACTTCATTGGGCATGCAAATGGTAGAAAGCAACTGCGAcaattctaaaataaaaaagaacGAAACGGCACTAAAAAGTCAACCGCAATCAGTTTCCAGAAGCTTAATACAATAATTGCTCCGGCGACGTGTTTGCCAATCAATACGAGTAAACAAACCATCGAAGCAAGCCCTAACCTTAATCCTCCAGGAAACCTggaattagatagaaaaagtaattCCGCAAAATGGAAGAACTCCAGGGCCTATGGAACGATAATCGAAGTGGATTGCGCCGTCGCCGTAAGCTCCACCTCTGCCTTCGCCTCCAGCTTTTCCGATCTCCGTCGCCGATAAAGAAGgaacaaagagagagagagagggagagagagagaggccgattaatttttattttcagaatTCGATGACACGCACTGTCCATGTGGCAACGGGGCCTACCACGTGCTGCCGTAATCTCCTGTTGGTATCGTCCCGATTACTGGCATGTTTACCCGACTCTTACCTCCCGCGGGTCCCGCGAGATTGTTGAGCGATGGCCAATTAGGAGAAGGCCACGATTACTGTCATGTAAGTTACGAAGCACAAAGCATCGGACTGAGCGACTCATAGTCGTACCGCGGCGGATTGACGGAGAGACTGTGGTGGGGCCGTGGCCCTGGCAAATCAGCGCGAAGAGTAAGTTTGCAGTGAGAGAAAAGAACATCCTCTGTTCCGGGATCATGTGAACTGAAGATCGCGTGCTGCCGAGGCTGAGGATCGTACGCGACAGCGATCTTACGGCTGGGAGCGGCGTGGTGGAGTCGCGTCCCGCGGCGGGAGGATCCGCTGTTGCGGGTCCAACACGGCGTCCTCACCGCAGAAACTCGCACACGTGTCATGCGACACGGATCATCTACTTTAACTAAAGTGCGCAATTGGAAGTTAGCCTTTTTTTTACAAAAACACGCCTggataataaaaaatatagaattGAGCCTTGATAGCAAATATTCAAAGGGCACCTTCTATTTTTGTTATGGTAAAAAAATCTcatatttttaaatcttaaatataCGCTTATTTTAACATAGTTATAGTATTTTTAAGCTAAGACTAATACATCATgaagatttttattatatatagaaTATTATAATATTTGTTTTAGTttggtcaaaattattttaatttaataaaaatattataaaaatagataatttatgatatttttctaaaaagataAGATCAACAAAGTGAACCCACCCATAGTTGGTTGTCTTTATACATCACCAAAAAAAAGTAATTTGaggttgaaatttaattaatttccaaCCAAGTGATtggattattttttaattcttttaacTTTACTTTTTAGTCTTTGGCatcatatattattttaaatggtttccaattaaataataattaacaTGTTAAACTCCTTGTTGACAATgttattatataaaatataatttcatGATAGACTAAAAGTCCTCCCAAAGTAATTCAAACCAAACAATAGTCGGTTCTTCTACTTTATTTTTAAGGATGAACCTTATCGTCATTCTTTTCTTTGCGGATTGAATTAGGTATGTTTTTAATAAATCCACTTGAGTGGCATGCGACATCAATAATTTAGTCATTTATGAACTTTggttctaaattttaaaataattttgttttgcCACAAAACATTTACAATATTTGCGTTAGCAAATTGTTTCTTTATTTGGAAACTTGTATGTTTACTTTTCAATTACTAATATTGTTAAATTATCAagcaaaattataaataaaacgaTAAGAGTATTATATTTTAAGGACAAACTAACCGTCTTAAAACTCGGCGGTATTTAAAAACAAAAAAGCAAATTTGGGATCATAGTTTGTAAAATCATGATGTTAAATTGTACGATCGTATGATACTATGATCTTGAATTGtaataattgattttgaattatacAAAATCGATTTTGTAGTAGAATCGGAGCAGAATCCGTAAGATCAAGTCGATGGAAACTTTGAAAGATCATGACTTTTAACTTAAATTGAACTACTTAACctataatatattaaatcgaaattcattcataaaatatataattaattttaaattttatttttaataattcaattttagattaaaaaaatatcatttaaagtcTCTTCGAAACcagaagtttttaaaattttttattatttttttttcatctttggCACAGTTGGAGTAAGTTTTTGAGACTATTTAAATATTTGTTTAgttatttttagttaatttttatcaaatatattttgTTGTTTCTTTTATCCAAATTGATAAGTTTTTTTTAGGTCTATTGTTTGATATTTGTAGAATCAACGGatgtttagaagattatttctatttgtgtttgaatcaaatggttcaaTAATTTCAGTTAGCTCTTTTATTAGCCTTTAAATTTTATCATCTTATAAGTCaagtaaatttttttaagttaaatgtgattattattattattgaacattttatattattttattatggtagaaaaatataaatattattaggtGTTAATAATGGtatttaaattattagttaatttaaatatatatatataattattattgatttatttataaGTAAATGAGtgtgttttttatattttttaattattaattaattatgtatcataaaattttaattggatAAAAAATTCTACCATACAATCTTAACCCATCAAATTCTAATCCCAAATTAATTCTGTATATGCTTGGGATAGAAGGGTACCCCACCTATTATTTAGCCATGTACAATTATCCAACTGTCCTATAATAATATTCAGTACTATTCGTATTATTATCTCCTACTTAAATCCTAAATTGGTTGTAGGTATATTATAATAACTGATCATATCCGAGAGCTAAGTCGACGGATGCCGGGGAGGTGGCGTTCTCTGTTGCCTTCGTGTGGTCTTCATGATGACGTGGacttccggtgaacctgcaacaaagccgagccgggaaggggttcccggcgacgaccctccgacgctcaagtcagacaacgaGGAAAAGCAGAAATAGAGTAACGAAACTGTGGCTACAATAGATGAGTgatgcatacctccgttgaagtttgggggtccttatataggacccctgggaggcacgtgcacgcttctcgaggtATGCACGATTCCCAAAGCGTACCTCAAAAtagatgtgtcagaaaagtataTCTGACGCTATgccgcaaccgtccgagcatatctctgacgtgacagtgaaaATTTCCactgtacgattctctgtctggtccggccgccgaccatgctgtctgtcggcaACACatatctcgagaaggatatcttcAGTTGTCCCCTTTGTCTCCTTCTGTACCTTTTGTCTGTTACCGTGCCTGGTGGATGAGCCGCTCGGCCATATACTCGGACGAATCGGACGCTCGGCATATCAGCCATCGTATGCCAACTCAAGAACGTCGGAAATCCGACCCGTGGCCGAGCTATTTCCGCGACGATCGAGGCGCTACCCCGGCCGGTCGACTAAGCGACCTCCCCGATCGGCAAGGTGCTaaggttgaccctcttgactttGGCTTTCGCGCCAACCTGGAAACTACCCCCGGCTGGTCGGCCAGGTGCCCCCCCCCCGGATCAGCAAGGTACTaaggttgaccctcttgactttGACCCCTACCTGAGTGGGCCCCCTTATTCTTACCATCGGATCAATAACTACAGTTTTATATTTACTATAATTATACTTAACCTATTCAAAAATAGTCATGTTGTAACAGTTATAATTttataactgctacaacgtgaatTCAATCAAATCGTAATTTATCTCTGTTCATCTATCATTCACATTGTGTCTGCTATACAATTATAAATATTACAATATGAATTCAATTTGCTTATCTAACAATCAGATTGTAAtagttataaaatcataatttttataatatatataataattatgattttatagttattataatgTATCCGAtcgattcaaaatttaaacaagtGATTTAAAtgagataaaataataaaataatttttattgaaGGATAGTTGAGTAATTGTACATTGGTTGAAAATTAAAATCGAtccttttaattttgtattttttttaaaaataaatattaattttttattcagtAGAATTTTGGACCCGTTCGAGAACACAAGCGCGTCGCTGGACGCTTATTTTGGTCAAATTTGGACGTTAACGCTTacttaaatatttatataaaaaacattacataattataaaaatcatgtgACGGACGACCTAACGTTTTAAATAATAATTGAACCCTCATATGTAATGTCTCATCATTATCTTAAAAAGTCCATCCCACTCGTAGGgattattttttgttttcttgttttttgTGAGAAATTCAGCATCCAGCTCTTGCGATTTCTTTTCATTTCAGAATTAAGTAGCTTATGGTAATATTCTTAAAATTCAGAcgcaaatatataaaaaaaaaaaaaaatcagtcaaataaaaagtgataaaataatttaatattaactAAGACTTGAAAATACATGAAACTTTTGAATCAATTGGTCTCGCCAATGGTTGAACAAGAACATAACTTCGATAAAGAGATACTGATGCGAATGTTTTGCATCTTCTGTTTGACAGTGAAAACATTCAAGCATATTTAGACTAATCCGAGTCAGATGAGTCGACCGTTTCTGCCTGGCGAATACTTCTCTTAGTTTTGCTGaacttcgagggatgagaaggcCCTTCGCCGTCCAAGACAATAACTTGGGACTTGGCTAATCTCTCCTCCAGCTCTTCTGTGCTGAAGCCATCAGTGCCTCCGAGATCATCAAAGCCTACCTGCAATGCACGAACACGTGAAAACTCGCACAATTCAGTGATCATCCAGTCACCAGATGATGAAATTTTTGCACCACTAACCACATAATCCTCGACTTTGGCATTCTTTACGAGAGCGAGGGTTGGTAATACCACAATTCTGAGCTTCTCGGTTAGGAACGGGCTTTTCTCGGCATGAACTTTGATAAAGCGTGACTCTATGTGTTGCTTTGCGAGAATACTCAGGTGCTTGTCCATTACCTGCAAGCATCATATCGAAATAGgtgatttccaaaatcaaaagaaCCACTAGTTTGAACTGAAAATTTGATTGTACAGAATATGAATATTCCAAGACTGAACTGAGAAGACGAACAGATTTCCTCCCATATCGGCCCATCTTCCCCTTAAACACATACTAAGCGATCCAGGCAAAAGATTGGATCTAAGACTCTTTCAAAATTTAGTTGTGTTAAACCAAGCTAGTATTTCTTTAAATACAACGATataattgttggtccctttggaggccggcaagaggggaggagtgaattgccctacaaaataaaaccaaaaacccttctcggatattcaactaacttaaaagaacttgtaattaaaaaagcagagactaattaaaacagaaaatagacacagaggaattacttggtttgcaatcagaggattgctaatccaaggcaaagaagacgtactaattgattctcctctgggcggagtagcctcttacagcgttgaaagcacagaaagaaataacacaaatgaaagcactggattacaagtagttgttctttattaataattgcttctggaccaaggctatatttatagtcttggtccgggcgcctggaagggttccgggcgccctggggggataaattttatcccccaacgatcggatcgagtcaaaactcgatcctgttgaaaagtcgattccaggcgcccggaagggttccgggcgccccggtcggttccgggcgcccggagccctaaggtcaacataaattgacttttcgactccggttcagctcgtctcgatccaactcatctcggtccgggtctgttcactccggctccgtttgcttgggtgatctcggccttccggaatagggctcacccgaactcatgttccggccttctcctcgagcagccttccttcccggtttctcgtccctcgaacgccgcgcacgttcttctcgtccgccggtgtactcttccgcggtcacctcgtccctcggacgcaccgagcctgtcggctctctccccgtgtcgtccttctcgttagccgcgtcttccgctcgacttcctgtgttcctaagctcctgcacacttagacacaagggttaaacaatgcaggacctaacttaacttgtttgatcacatcaaaacacctcggggttccaacaatctccccctttttgatgtgagcaacccaagttaagctagggaaaaacagatacaataaaaacaatttatttgcaattaagtccaaggatatttcataaaaaaaaaatttatatacctccccctagacttaacattcttctccccctttgatcacattaaaaataggggttctttaaacaagtctaaggtaaacaaaattttaagtgaattttcaaaaaaaaattctaaggcaattaatattaatttgtaaggcaatgtttcaaaagagaatatctagtttaattaaaaaaaaattctaagtcaatattcagaaaaaattttaagttatttttcataaaagatttctaaggcaattttcaaaggaaaaatgtataagacaatattcatagaaaaatttctaagttaattaaaaaatatctaagtcaataattttcagaaaaaattttaagttaattttcaaaaaaaaattattattttttaattataaattaattttaaatattttctaacacaaattgaataactcttttaaagcattaggtaaattaaattaatgttttttcagttagtcaattaaacttttcatttcgatacttggcttccaggtcgtggcgaggcactaggccttcttggttattggagcaacaaccacttccttagacaaagcctcataaagaaattagtcgttaaatttccttgctgaaaatgctaagtctaaatttaaattaaacaggtttttggaacccagtagaggttcctacctaggttaaccaagtatttcctaggtacatagatttttgatatatttctaatttgactttgatgaaatctataataccaatttaaacctctataatttctaaaggtagaaatatttgaacttttatattttttcaatctttctatttcttcttttagtttttcattttcaattttcaatttaccaaaatcctctataagacatgattttgctaaaattctttttgtttccaaaatttcattttttaatttgatattttcattttctaatttatacatggatttagtcattgccttaatcccagaataaagttgatcagggggtaaaatgcatacctcacttaccatatcggacttgaagcctgaatctccccctgcttcgctgccttcatctgaggtcgctcccccttcatcgatgctaggttctgatgagctttgcccttcgtaacttgccatcagcgctatcccagcatattcttgagcttctgactcggatgaagaagtgtcgttccaagttgcttttaggttgtgtttcttgggtgtcttcattttgaccttcttgagttctgggcagtcttcccttaggtgtccctccttttgacactggtagcatcgtacctttcttctacattttttattctttttattctgcattttaaatttattagatctaaaaaactttttaaagtttcttaccatgtacgcttcttgatcgtcttcggagtctgactcgggttcatccttgttggttgcgttcaaagccatagtctgggttgtgtcctttgatatctctgcatatctagtttcgtgtaattcaaaggtagaaaacaactcttctaaagtacttacctccaagtcttttgagatgtagtaagcatcgacgattgatgtccactccggagttcttggaaacgtgttgagcgcgtagcgtatagtgtcccggtttgttaccgtttcaccaaggttttcgagaccagtaactagttctattacctttgcatgtagaccggctactttctcacctttctccagacggatgttcatcagtttgttgcggaggatgtcccttctagcgagctttgcttcggacgtaccttcatggagttccaagaacttctcccaaagttctttagcagataaatagtttccaatgcggttgacctcttgaggtggtaacacgctcagcaggtgatgttccgcacggctgtttgctaccgactcattctgctccttctttgtccaatcgctctcttctttttcttttccatctttatctattggagctacaaaaccatatttcataataaatcgaatttcaaaatctgtttttaggaatacctccatacgacgcttccagtctgcgaagttcccctcgaattttggtgggacgatgcttggtccggccatcttgttgcttcgatcggcggttagtcctcctgaagcgccttgctctgataccacttgttggtccctttggaggccggcaagaggggaggggtgaattgccctacaaaataaaaccaaaaacccttctcggatattcaactaacttaaaagaacttgtaattaaaaaggcagagactaattaaaacagaaaatagacacagaggaattacttggtttgcaatcagaggattgctaatccaaggcaaagaagacgcactaattgattctcctctgggcggagtagcctcttacagcgttgaaagcacagaaagaaataacacaaatgaaagcactggattacaagtagttgttcttgattaataattgcttctggaccaaggctatatttatagtcttggtccgggcgcctggaagggttccgggcgccctggggggataaattttatcccccaacggtcggatcgagtcaaaactcgatcctgttgaaaagtcgattccgggcgcccggaagggttccgggcgccccggtcggttccgggcgcccggagccctaaggtcaacataagttgacttttcgactccggttcagctcgtctcgatccagctcatctcggtccgggtctgttcgctccggctccgtttgcttgggtgatctcggccttccggaatagggctcacccgaacccatgttccggccttctcctcgagcagccttccttcctggtttctcgtccctcgaaagccgcgcatgttcttctcgtccgccggtgtactcttccgcggtcacctcgtccctcggacgcaccgagcccgtcggctctctccccgtgccgtccttctcgttagccgcgtcttccgctcgacttcctgtgttcctaagctcctgcacacttagacacaagggttaaacaacgcaggacctagcttaacttgtttgatcacatcaaaatacctcggggttccaacaataattTGCATACCCACAACATATTGCTTTGGAGGGAAAAGATCAAACATTTACTAGCCATTAAAAACTACAAAAACAGCCAATTGTGTAAAATTGGataaaataatgttttttttgttaaaaaacttTAGATGACATGAAGCAGGACAACAAActgtttcttaaaaattaaatacaagatagcatgatgtgatcaaataagtcgaTGGTCACATTATGTAGGTTAATGAGGGTAATTGGAGAAAAGAAGCTGATGCAAATAGATCCATAAGAGAATACTCCAGGAAAAACAAACAATAAAAGTTGCAACGTAGCTAAAAAGCTTATCGAGTCAAAATTTGAGGATAGAAGTAATTCGAGTCAGATAACCGAACAAGCCAGTGAATTCATGAAACAGTGTGCTATGTTCAGATGTCTAGGTAGCTAAAATTAACACAAAGGAACTCAGAAGTACATAATTTTTGTGAAACTTTCAAAGATCATGTGGtaagaattaagaaaataaatcagTAGTTCAAGACACTAATCAATAATATAACAACCTAACTCAACTTAAATCACAATTAGTCAAGACAAAATTCAAAAGTGACACAAAATGGTTTAAATATATAAATGGATGACATGCTTACTAATCAAGttatttcatcaaaaaaaaaaactaataatgtCATATAACTCAACTTATGACACAATTAACACAGCATAACACAAATTGTCACTCTTATATTCCTACACAGTGATTACAAGTATCGTGAGTGTGCTTACATTAAAGTACAGCCCATTTTTCAGGcagatttttcttttccttttttcccTTTTATATGGACTTTTCTCTTCCCATCTTTTTGGACAGTCCTGAAGCAAGAGTACCTATATTCCAATTACCTATCTGTAATATATATCTCAAGTAAGCTTAGTCAGTTCATGTGTTAGATTTAAGTTGAAAAACCAGTCGTATCCAGTTTGCCCATACACACGATGTGTTAAGAGCATAAATGCATCAGTTGACCTTTTCCCTATCAACTTGATCTACTGGTATTGATGGTagattgtttattttaacaacaGGAATAAACAAAATGCAGTTTAGGATAACTCTCCGGCTTAAAAAACCTAGTCACATATTTAACCTGGCCATAGACTCGTGCAATCTGCTCCTCACGAAACTAGCAAGGCCACTTGAATAATACTTACTTTATCATCATATTCATATTAATAGCTAAGAAATCAGGATATATTCAGTGGTGATCTAGTTTAACTACTCCATCAAAAAAGCAAAGATTTGCAGCCCTCGGGTTATACAGATGAACATTTTAGACTCGTTCATAATTCCATTAGGCTCAGTGGAACACATGCTCCAGTTTCATAGGAATGTATTTGCAAGAAAGTTTGAAATCATCAAACTAGGAAAAGAGCATAGAGATGTGGAGAtctaaaaataaatcattttaacCAGCAAAATCATCGTTATGCTTATTCATTGCAATCAATTAATTTTCTTCAAATGGtacgttgtgctagcaaccattTCCCCCTGTAGCTCCCAAATTGTAATTTTGCTAAGGAAAGGAAGGAGAATATACCTTGCAAGGCCAGTTATCGCGGTAGAAATGGCAGACGACGCGGTCACTAGCCTTGACGGCAGCGAAGAAGTCCTTCTCGGAGATCTCAGAATACTCGCCATGGCCGAGGGAGACCCACTGGCTGCGCTTCTCGGCCATCTTCTTAATCTGCTGCAGCCTGCGCTCCCGCAGCGCTTCGATGTCGTCGAGGTCCAGCCGATCCAGCGCCGCGATCTCCTCATCGATCTTGTCCTCGACGGCCTTGGCCACCGTCAGCAATTGCTGCTCGATGATCTGCAATCGCCCACAACCCTAAAAAAAACTCGCGCGGAGAAAGACAGAGATCTAGCGCCGGAGTGAGCAGCTCACCTGCTTCCCTAGCGTTTCATTCATGACGCAACGCGAATCTGAACCCTAATTCTTCCGGATCGGCTTCGATCGGAACAAACGAGCGAATCCTGTTTTTTCACATTGCACGGATTAAATAATCGAAGCATCTCGAATTCTCAAATTTGTTTTTAGATTCTTATTTCGAGTAAAAAAAATATGCTCAAAACTAGTTaagcaaaaaaggaaaaaaaaaatttattttttcctaaatttaaaataatttttgaaaagtacACCTTTTTTACCGATCGTTAAGGAGTGCGTTCTTACTATCCTACTTCATTACGAATATGGAATCTACCTCTTTtgctaattaattttaataaaaattaaaataaaattagattaatatttttttacattaaaaataatttcaaattttattaataatttctaCGGACACATCAATCAGAGATTTAAAATGTCCTACCATGACATACCCCGGGgtcattttttattaattaatcaagAATATAGAATTCGAAATTCAGTAAAAatattctaattaattaattaaaaatctaaagttatttttaatctcacatcttagaattgacaacactaaaGCTTTTACAAATATTTTGGGTGGAtaatgataaaaaatatacttttctcaGTTTTTTAActaatatcaaatataatattaaattaatt
Coding sequences:
- the LOC122047230 gene encoding thioredoxin domain-containing protein 9 homolog → MNETLGKQIIEQQLLTVAKAVEDKIDEEIAALDRLDLDDIEALRERRLQQIKKMAEKRSQWVSLGHGEYSEISEKDFFAAVKASDRVVCHFYRDNWPCKVMDKHLSILAKQHIESRFIKVHAEKSPFLTEKLRIVVLPTLALVKNAKVEDYVVGFDDLGGTDGFSTEELEERLAKSQVIVLDGEGPSHPSKFSKTKRSIRQAETVDSSDSD